The Pyrococcus horikoshii OT3 genome includes a window with the following:
- the hypF gene encoding carbamoyltransferase HypF — MKAYRIHVQGIVQAVGFRPFVYRIAHAHNLKGFVRNLGDAGVEIVIEGNEEDIEGFLVDLYKKKPPIARIDKVEKEEIPPQGFDRFYIEKSSTEKKGEGDSIIPPDIAICDDCLKELFDPTNKRYMYPFIVCTNCGPRFTIIEDLPYDRENTAMREFPMCEFCRSEYEDPLNRRYHAEPVACPTCGPSYRLYTNDGNEIVGDPLRKAAKLIDKGYIVAIKGIGGIHLACDATREDVVVELRKRIFRPQKPFAIMAKDLETIRTFAYVSPEEEEELTSYRRPIVALKKKEPFPLPENLAPGLHTIGVMLPYAGTHYILFHWSETPVYVMTSANFPGMPMIKDNEEAFEKLRDVADYLLLHNRRIPNRADDSVVRFVDGRRAVIRRSRGFVPLGIEIPFEYKGLAVGAGLMNAFGVSKSGKVYPSQYIGDTSKIEVLEFMRDAIRHFFKILRIDSLDLVVADLHPSYNTTKLGMEIAEEFGAEFLQVQHHYAHVASVMAEHNLEEVVGIALDGVGYGTDGKTWGGEVIYLGYEDVERLAHIEYYPLPGGDLASYYPLRALIGILSLNHDFEEVEKIIREFCPNAIKSLKYGETEFKVILRQLSSGINVAYASSTGRVLDAFSVLLNVSYRRHYEGEPAMKLESFAYQGKNDLNLTVPIEGEEIKVSELFEEVLELMGKVNPRDIAYSVHLALARAFAEVSVEKAKEFGVKTVVLGGGVGYNELIVKTIRKIVEGRELRFLTTYEVPRGDNGINVGQAFLGGLYLEGYLNREDLSI, encoded by the coding sequence ATGAAAGCATATAGAATTCACGTCCAGGGAATAGTTCAAGCCGTCGGATTTAGGCCCTTCGTGTACAGAATAGCTCACGCTCATAACTTAAAAGGATTCGTAAGGAACCTGGGAGATGCGGGAGTTGAGATAGTTATAGAGGGGAATGAAGAGGATATAGAGGGTTTTCTCGTAGATTTATATAAGAAGAAGCCTCCCATTGCTAGAATTGATAAAGTTGAGAAGGAAGAGATTCCTCCCCAGGGATTTGACAGGTTCTACATAGAGAAAAGTTCAACGGAAAAGAAGGGAGAGGGTGATTCAATTATTCCCCCAGATATAGCAATTTGTGATGATTGCCTTAAAGAGCTATTTGATCCAACAAACAAGCGTTACATGTATCCCTTTATCGTCTGTACGAACTGTGGGCCAAGGTTCACGATAATTGAAGATCTTCCCTACGATAGGGAGAATACCGCAATGAGAGAGTTCCCAATGTGCGAGTTCTGTAGGAGTGAGTATGAGGATCCATTGAACAGGAGGTACCATGCTGAACCAGTTGCCTGTCCTACATGTGGGCCGAGTTATAGGCTATACACCAACGATGGAAACGAGATAGTTGGGGATCCCCTGAGAAAAGCGGCAAAGCTGATAGATAAGGGATACATAGTAGCAATAAAAGGTATAGGTGGAATTCACTTAGCTTGCGATGCTACAAGGGAAGATGTTGTGGTTGAGCTTAGGAAGAGGATATTTAGGCCCCAAAAGCCCTTCGCTATTATGGCTAAGGATTTAGAGACCATAAGAACATTTGCCTACGTTTCTCCTGAGGAAGAAGAGGAGTTGACAAGCTATAGAAGACCAATAGTGGCTTTGAAGAAGAAGGAGCCCTTCCCGCTTCCTGAAAATCTTGCCCCTGGGCTTCACACAATAGGGGTAATGCTACCCTATGCAGGAACCCACTACATCCTATTCCACTGGAGCGAGACTCCAGTTTACGTCATGACCTCTGCAAACTTTCCGGGGATGCCGATGATAAAGGATAACGAGGAAGCCTTTGAGAAGCTTAGGGATGTTGCCGATTACCTCTTACTCCACAATAGGAGAATTCCAAATAGAGCTGACGATAGCGTCGTTCGCTTTGTAGATGGTAGGAGAGCTGTAATCAGGAGAAGCAGAGGGTTCGTTCCCCTAGGAATAGAAATACCTTTCGAATATAAGGGATTAGCGGTTGGGGCCGGGCTCATGAATGCCTTTGGCGTTTCAAAGAGTGGAAAAGTTTATCCAAGTCAATACATAGGAGATACATCGAAGATAGAAGTTTTAGAATTTATGAGGGATGCAATAAGGCACTTCTTTAAGATTCTGAGGATTGATAGCTTAGATTTGGTTGTAGCAGATTTGCATCCAAGTTACAACACAACAAAGCTGGGAATGGAGATTGCTGAGGAATTTGGGGCGGAGTTTTTACAAGTTCAGCATCACTATGCTCACGTAGCCTCTGTAATGGCCGAGCACAACTTAGAGGAGGTAGTTGGAATAGCCTTGGATGGAGTTGGCTACGGAACCGACGGGAAAACTTGGGGTGGGGAAGTAATATACCTAGGCTATGAGGATGTTGAGAGGTTAGCCCATATAGAATACTATCCACTCCCAGGAGGGGATTTAGCGAGTTACTATCCCTTAAGAGCTTTAATTGGGATATTGAGCTTAAACCACGATTTTGAAGAAGTTGAGAAAATAATAAGGGAGTTCTGTCCAAACGCAATAAAGAGCCTAAAGTATGGAGAGACCGAGTTCAAGGTAATTCTGAGGCAACTCAGCAGTGGAATCAACGTTGCTTATGCTTCTTCAACTGGTAGGGTGCTTGATGCTTTCTCAGTGCTCTTAAACGTTTCCTACAGGAGGCACTACGAGGGGGAACCAGCAATGAAGCTTGAAAGCTTTGCATATCAAGGGAAGAACGATCTAAATCTTACTGTTCCCATTGAGGGAGAGGAAATAAAGGTTTCAGAGCTGTTCGAGGAAGTCCTTGAGCTAATGGGGAAGGTAAATCCTAGGGATATAGCTTATTCCGTTCATTTAGCCTTGGCTAGAGCATTTGCAGAGGTTAGCGTTGAGAAGGCTAAGGAATTTGGAGTCAAAACTGTAGTGTTAGGAGGGGGAGTAGGGTACAATGAGCTGATAGTTAAGACGATAAGGAAGATAGTCGAGGGAAGGGAGCTTAGGTTCTTAACTACCTACGAAGTTCCCAGGGGGGATAATGGAATCAACGTGGGACAAGCTTTCCTGGGAGGGTTGTACTTGGAGGGATACTTAAACAGGGAAGATTTGAGTATTTAA
- a CDS encoding DEAD/DEAH box helicase, which produces MRWLIRDVILHNPHLFVYSYSDKGIIPFKHQFQTLYHAMLIRPVRLMIADEIGLGKTIQALLIAKYLDLRGEIKKALIVVPKVLREQWREEVKRILEEAPEIIDRGIEIERKLRRPRKYFIISIDLAKRYTKEITSQDWDLVIVDEVHNATLGTQRYEFLKELTKNKNLNVIFLSATPHRGNNKDYLARLRLLDPTLPEEISPTNEKKLYMRTRGTLVLRRTKKVVNELEGEVFKKCHFGAIVVDVSDEERKFFEELNRALFELVKDQADYSPLTLLAVIIRKRASSSYEAALKTLTRIVESSHRGRKEKAKGIEEYVEKIFRMGYEELEIEEFEEIDDAIHKIIDEYRGFLDERQLEKLKRVLELGKKIGNKDSKLEVISDIIAYHIRKGEKVIIFTEFRDTLEYILGKLPGILRERHGILLESDDIAKLHGGMKSEEIEREIKKFHERSDLLVSTDVASEGLNLHVASVVINYEAPWSPIKLEQRVGRIWRLNQRKETNAYTVFLATETDLDVLNNLYKKIMNIKEAIGSGPIIGKPIFKGDFENLWREDVEERNEEVSEYELILASIKGQLKGYAGALVRTLRILKQKVENAVPVNPAGSIKRELSLILEDTPDIEVLKGIVEKNVPNPFRLVRALLRENSKIEGIQVLVKGYNGSMDVYYVLFYDEEGREVYRYPILVENGRYFIGFNILRRISEVLTKEYKIVKGVSKGTDYKVRTLIMDRVYFPIIGRYMDYEKLSIKRDRLFKRIKVEIKKVLEIKGVSEGEFEIIKRVPVEIVKVLGLDFTNVELPTEEYIKALERNFVPLNKILESERKAMEIVMELEKTRGYNVEDVSLREHYDIRAFKDGEEKYIEVKGHYPMLFLAELTEKEYKFALKNEDKYWIYIVSNIAREPVIVKIYKPFSQDRKVFIVKNGEDVEVKVDIEVNKKARHVLKLG; this is translated from the coding sequence TTGAGATGGTTGATTAGGGATGTTATACTTCACAACCCTCACCTTTTTGTTTATTCCTATTCTGATAAAGGCATTATTCCTTTCAAGCATCAGTTCCAGACCCTCTATCATGCCATGCTTATAAGGCCAGTGAGGCTCATGATTGCGGATGAGATAGGCCTCGGAAAGACAATACAAGCCCTCTTAATAGCAAAGTATCTCGATCTCAGGGGGGAGATTAAGAAGGCCTTGATAGTTGTTCCGAAAGTTCTTAGGGAACAGTGGAGAGAAGAAGTCAAGAGGATTCTAGAGGAAGCACCAGAGATCATAGATAGGGGGATTGAAATTGAAAGGAAGCTGAGAAGGCCGAGGAAGTATTTCATAATATCAATAGACCTAGCAAAGAGGTACACCAAAGAGATAACCAGCCAGGATTGGGATTTAGTGATAGTGGATGAAGTTCACAATGCTACCTTGGGAACACAAAGGTATGAATTCCTCAAAGAGCTAACGAAGAATAAGAATCTAAACGTAATCTTCCTTTCAGCAACCCCGCACAGGGGAAATAACAAGGATTACTTGGCGAGGCTTAGGCTACTCGACCCAACGCTTCCTGAGGAAATATCTCCAACAAACGAAAAGAAGCTTTATATGAGGACAAGGGGAACGCTCGTTCTAAGGAGAACTAAGAAAGTTGTTAATGAGCTTGAAGGAGAAGTATTTAAGAAGTGCCACTTTGGGGCTATTGTCGTTGATGTTAGCGATGAGGAGAGGAAGTTCTTTGAAGAATTGAATAGAGCACTATTCGAGTTAGTTAAGGATCAAGCGGATTACTCTCCTTTAACCCTTCTTGCAGTCATAATTAGGAAGAGGGCATCCTCCAGCTATGAGGCGGCCCTAAAAACGCTGACAAGAATTGTTGAAAGCTCTCACAGAGGTAGGAAAGAAAAGGCAAAAGGGATCGAGGAATACGTTGAAAAGATATTTAGAATGGGATATGAGGAACTTGAAATAGAGGAGTTTGAGGAGATAGACGATGCGATACATAAAATAATAGATGAGTATAGGGGGTTTCTGGACGAAAGACAACTCGAAAAACTTAAGAGGGTTTTAGAGCTCGGAAAGAAAATCGGCAATAAGGATAGTAAGCTTGAAGTTATATCGGATATAATCGCCTACCACATTAGAAAGGGAGAGAAGGTAATAATTTTTACTGAATTTAGAGATACGCTCGAATACATACTTGGAAAGCTACCTGGCATCTTAAGGGAAAGACATGGTATTTTACTGGAAAGTGATGATATTGCAAAGCTCCACGGGGGTATGAAGTCTGAGGAAATAGAGAGGGAAATTAAGAAGTTTCACGAAAGATCAGACTTGCTAGTTTCTACAGACGTTGCATCTGAAGGTCTTAATTTGCACGTTGCTAGCGTGGTGATAAACTACGAAGCTCCCTGGAGCCCGATAAAGCTCGAGCAGAGGGTAGGGAGAATATGGAGACTCAATCAGAGAAAGGAAACTAACGCGTACACAGTGTTTCTTGCAACGGAAACGGATTTAGACGTTCTAAATAACCTCTACAAGAAAATAATGAACATAAAGGAGGCCATAGGAAGTGGGCCTATTATTGGAAAGCCAATATTCAAAGGAGATTTCGAAAACTTGTGGAGGGAAGACGTTGAGGAAAGGAACGAGGAAGTTTCAGAGTATGAACTCATCCTTGCTTCAATTAAGGGACAACTCAAGGGTTATGCGGGGGCCTTAGTTAGAACCCTCAGGATATTGAAACAGAAGGTTGAAAATGCAGTCCCTGTAAATCCCGCGGGTAGTATAAAGAGAGAGCTGAGTTTAATTTTGGAGGATACCCCTGATATAGAAGTTTTAAAGGGGATCGTTGAGAAGAATGTCCCAAACCCATTTCGCCTGGTAAGAGCACTCTTAAGAGAGAATAGCAAAATTGAAGGAATTCAGGTCTTAGTCAAGGGATACAATGGTTCTATGGATGTGTACTATGTTCTATTTTACGACGAAGAGGGTAGGGAAGTTTATAGATATCCAATATTGGTTGAAAATGGAAGGTATTTTATTGGATTTAACATACTCCGGAGAATTAGCGAGGTACTAACCAAGGAGTACAAGATCGTCAAAGGGGTAAGCAAAGGTACCGATTATAAAGTTAGGACGCTGATCATGGACAGGGTCTATTTCCCCATAATAGGTAGGTATATGGATTACGAAAAGCTGAGCATTAAGAGGGATAGGCTTTTTAAGAGGATCAAGGTTGAGATAAAGAAGGTTCTTGAAATAAAAGGAGTTAGTGAGGGAGAATTCGAAATTATTAAGAGGGTTCCTGTTGAAATTGTAAAAGTACTGGGACTCGATTTTACCAATGTAGAGTTACCCACCGAGGAGTACATTAAGGCCCTTGAGAGAAATTTTGTTCCTCTGAACAAAATCCTTGAAAGTGAAAGGAAGGCCATGGAAATAGTCATGGAGCTGGAAAAGACTAGAGGATACAACGTTGAGGATGTATCTTTAAGGGAGCACTACGACATAAGAGCCTTTAAAGATGGAGAAGAGAAGTATATAGAGGTTAAAGGTCACTATCCAATGCTTTTTCTCGCGGAATTAACAGAAAAGGAGTATAAGTTTGCTCTAAAAAATGAGGATAAGTACTGGATATACATAGTTTCCAACATAGCTAGAGAACCCGTGATAGTTAAAATCTACAAGCCATTCTCCCAGGATAGAAAAGTGTTCATAGTAAAGAACGGAGAAGATGTTGAAGTTAAGGTTGATATTGAGGTAAATAAAAAAGCTAGGCACGTACTTAAGTTAGGTTAG
- a CDS encoding ATP-binding protein, protein MKFGKHEVWEDVLDEKLDEEVAPELYKIVEGNAPTIYLDSVEFFKRTYFTSSIVEILEKVIKTLRGDEKNNVILIYSLFGGGKSHTLLSVYHALRNPRALREKEVLEGQRRNIREKLEELSYLAENINARIIIVHGQTNIGQPSTPLNGKIRTVWGYIAHSLGKYELVEDYDKNLTVPPIEVLVKLFQEENVLLLIDEIAHHVQTLSRSANEEDRNYAENVANFLHNLAKALTVTRSIMILTLPMEGEGKVEDLYDRKTVNSIWSAVTKVAGHNLYSPMRTEGRENELIEVLKKRIFKRIDEGEKERVLLKLREVMSNREIFGISSSFLESLEASYPFHPEYIEVLRNIIERTSLQRTRDLIKITRIVVRKLINAPPEIIMPYHIDPEDEAIKGLFFGKRTTFADYKTVFEVDISEEKVKTLSNPELGKIILRYIFLKTYPFDSPRPHPGFPTPESIARGVYEPETFEKNNWLPADIKDTIEEIGKSVKFMYLAKKDKTFWFWRRANVSKFVESKARELIETSYGDVWLSLVKYADKFIREGKSLRRKRSSEGEIPFFKKNMIIVTKDPQELRDTPEYKLEVIVRDDVSRDTLERLIFFENTSARTYRNTVVVCYLAEKSLDTLIELTARVLACDEVMKEIKAIYGKFGKDVEEIQKNMVREIMEKALEDLENQFIISFKHVAYPEGDKVKIVDAPASSRSVVENVYSALVSRGKIVEEEADFEWLRDVLAEVGIDFPGRGYTFSELRNVFRTNPRLPMIADKVLTEIIRKAVEKLMIGIERGGRIFFKKIYKEIPSEEEKGHPPANIEVKDVILPREVALQRQLCSLLNEEKDLIAEKNGEKYRIKVWYEIHIPEENLAIPLRSIVGEECEVKEDLNRILWGYIVEKREQKKIMEGEFEISVSRASITGKPGEEVEVEVTVKPISDDEFTVSLSSSFGKLEVDEVELKGGKVRVKWRGRILKVKREVVIRGKSNKGKEAEAKILLIPKLEDVIEVKEIKEEHKGYLLLSVHSIKDVDSLDRIEFKGSASGSLEFEEPLWRTEFQDVDLEVFKHIVKEMKEFFESNPTINVDVVASEEVVINDLVIEKLRPLFGKVKFRLKRRES, encoded by the coding sequence ATGAAGTTTGGAAAGCATGAAGTTTGGGAAGACGTTTTGGATGAAAAGCTTGATGAGGAAGTGGCTCCAGAATTGTACAAAATAGTGGAAGGAAATGCTCCTACAATTTACCTCGATTCAGTTGAGTTCTTCAAGAGAACTTACTTCACATCTTCCATAGTTGAGATTTTGGAGAAAGTGATAAAGACGCTAAGGGGAGATGAAAAGAACAATGTTATCTTAATATACTCTTTATTCGGTGGAGGTAAGAGCCACACTCTATTGAGCGTATACCACGCTTTAAGGAATCCACGAGCGCTCAGAGAAAAAGAGGTACTGGAAGGCCAGAGAAGAAATATCAGGGAAAAGTTGGAAGAGTTGAGCTATCTTGCCGAAAACATCAATGCGAGGATAATCATTGTACATGGTCAAACAAACATTGGACAGCCGAGCACACCACTTAATGGAAAGATTAGAACCGTCTGGGGTTACATAGCACACTCCCTGGGAAAGTACGAGCTCGTGGAAGACTATGACAAGAACTTGACTGTTCCTCCAATAGAGGTTTTGGTAAAGCTCTTCCAGGAGGAAAATGTCCTCCTGCTCATAGATGAGATTGCTCACCACGTGCAAACACTTTCAAGGAGCGCCAATGAGGAAGATAGGAATTACGCAGAGAATGTTGCAAACTTCCTCCACAACTTAGCGAAAGCGTTAACCGTTACTAGGAGTATTATGATACTAACCCTACCAATGGAAGGTGAGGGGAAAGTCGAGGATCTATACGACAGGAAGACCGTCAACAGCATCTGGAGTGCGGTAACTAAGGTAGCTGGACATAACCTTTACTCCCCAATGAGAACTGAGGGAAGGGAAAACGAGCTCATTGAGGTTTTGAAGAAGAGGATATTCAAGAGGATAGATGAGGGGGAGAAGGAGAGAGTTTTGCTCAAGCTAAGGGAGGTTATGAGCAACAGAGAGATATTTGGAATATCCTCAAGTTTCCTTGAATCCCTCGAAGCTAGCTATCCCTTTCACCCTGAGTATATAGAAGTGCTAAGAAACATAATAGAGAGGACTAGCCTCCAGAGGACTAGAGATCTCATAAAGATTACGAGGATAGTTGTGAGAAAACTCATCAACGCTCCCCCTGAGATAATAATGCCTTATCACATAGACCCCGAGGATGAAGCTATAAAAGGGCTTTTCTTTGGGAAAAGGACAACTTTCGCAGATTACAAGACTGTTTTTGAGGTAGATATCAGCGAGGAGAAAGTTAAAACCCTCTCAAATCCAGAACTGGGGAAGATAATATTAAGGTATATATTCCTCAAGACTTACCCGTTTGACAGTCCACGTCCACACCCAGGATTTCCAACGCCAGAGAGTATTGCTAGGGGGGTTTACGAGCCGGAGACCTTCGAGAAGAACAATTGGCTACCAGCAGATATAAAGGACACTATAGAAGAGATAGGAAAAAGTGTGAAGTTCATGTACCTTGCAAAGAAAGACAAGACGTTCTGGTTCTGGAGGAGAGCCAACGTAAGTAAGTTTGTTGAGAGCAAGGCGAGGGAGCTCATTGAAACCAGTTATGGAGATGTTTGGCTTTCCCTTGTGAAGTACGCTGATAAATTCATTAGGGAAGGGAAAAGCCTGAGGAGGAAAAGGTCTTCTGAGGGAGAGATACCATTTTTCAAGAAGAATATGATTATAGTTACGAAGGATCCCCAGGAGTTGAGGGATACTCCGGAGTACAAGCTCGAGGTTATTGTAAGGGATGACGTAAGTAGGGATACGCTAGAGAGGCTAATATTCTTTGAAAACACCTCGGCTAGAACGTACAGGAACACCGTGGTGGTCTGCTACTTGGCTGAAAAATCGTTAGATACACTAATAGAACTCACGGCAAGGGTCCTTGCCTGCGATGAGGTGATGAAGGAGATAAAAGCCATATATGGTAAGTTTGGTAAGGATGTTGAGGAGATACAGAAAAACATGGTTAGGGAGATTATGGAAAAAGCCCTTGAGGATCTGGAAAATCAGTTCATAATTTCATTTAAGCACGTAGCTTACCCAGAGGGTGACAAAGTAAAGATCGTGGATGCCCCAGCCTCCTCAAGGTCGGTAGTTGAGAATGTATATTCAGCTCTCGTATCAAGGGGTAAAATAGTAGAGGAAGAGGCCGACTTTGAGTGGCTTAGGGATGTTCTTGCAGAAGTTGGGATAGACTTCCCAGGAAGGGGATACACATTCTCAGAGCTGAGAAATGTGTTCAGGACTAATCCGAGGTTACCCATGATAGCTGATAAGGTACTAACAGAAATCATAAGAAAGGCCGTGGAAAAATTAATGATTGGAATTGAAAGGGGTGGAAGGATATTCTTCAAGAAGATTTACAAGGAGATACCAAGCGAAGAGGAGAAAGGCCACCCCCCGGCTAATATAGAGGTAAAGGATGTAATACTGCCCAGAGAGGTAGCACTTCAGAGGCAATTGTGCTCCCTACTAAATGAAGAAAAAGACCTCATTGCGGAAAAGAACGGTGAGAAGTACCGGATTAAAGTTTGGTACGAGATTCACATACCAGAGGAAAACCTTGCGATACCGTTGAGGAGCATAGTGGGAGAGGAATGTGAAGTAAAAGAAGACCTGAATAGAATACTCTGGGGATACATAGTAGAAAAGAGAGAACAAAAGAAAATTATGGAAGGAGAGTTCGAAATAAGTGTTAGTAGGGCAAGCATAACGGGTAAGCCGGGAGAAGAGGTTGAAGTTGAAGTAACGGTGAAGCCGATAAGCGATGACGAATTCACAGTGTCCTTATCATCGAGCTTTGGGAAGTTAGAAGTGGATGAAGTTGAGCTTAAGGGCGGGAAAGTCAGGGTTAAGTGGAGAGGGAGGATTCTGAAGGTTAAAAGGGAGGTCGTCATAAGAGGAAAGAGCAACAAAGGAAAGGAAGCAGAAGCAAAAATACTTCTAATTCCAAAGTTGGAGGATGTCATAGAAGTTAAAGAGATAAAAGAAGAACACAAAGGATATTTACTACTCTCAGTTCACTCCATTAAAGATGTGGACTCTCTAGACAGGATAGAGTTCAAAGGAAGTGCTAGCGGAAGCCTTGAATTTGAGGAACCACTATGGAGAACCGAGTTCCAGGATGTTGACTTGGAAGTTTTCAAGCACATAGTAAAGGAAATGAAGGAATTCTTTGAGAGCAACCCAACAATCAATGTTGACGTTGTTGCGAGTGAAGAAGTTGTCATAAACGACCTGGTGATTGAGAAGCTAAGACCACTATTTGGAAAGGTAAAGTTTAGGCTCAAAAGGAGGGAAAGCTAA